AAAGGACCAAAACTTGATGAGAGTCCAATATCTAAAAAAGTAGTTGGTGGAGTTCCTGGGCCTCACACACACGTTATCTTTGAATTTAGTGATGGTGGAAAACTGTACTACAACGACATTAGAAAATTTGGTTGGGTCAAAATAGAAAAAACTACTGAAGTTGAAAATGAAAAGTTTGTTAAAGCCCTAGGTCCAGAGCCATTCGGTTCTGTTTATGGTAAACCTTCATTATTAACATTTGACTACTTTTCAAATTTACTTTCAAAATCAAAACGTAATATTAAAGTGCTTTTAATGGATCAATCAAAGATTGGGGGAGTTGGTAATATATACGCCAATGATGCACTCTGGCTTTCTAAAATTAGTCCCAAACGTGCATCTAACTCACTAAGTAATAAAGATTCAAAACTTCTTTTTAATGCAATTGAAACTGTTCTAAAAAACGGACTAAAATATGGAGGAGCAAGTGAGCTTGCATTTGTAACACCTGATGGCAAGGAAGGAGAGTATCAAAATCACACTTTGGTATATAATCATCAGGGAGAGGTTTGCAGTCGTTGTAAAACAGAAAAGATAGAAAAGTTTTTCTTGGGAGGAAGGGGAACATATTGGTGTAAAAAATGTCAAAAATGAGAAAACCTAGCCATTACGTGGTAAAAAACAAATTTAAATTTCACCATTCACATATAATAGCAGTTGCTGTTTTGGCTGGATATTTTTTGATATCTAAGGCTCATACCATACAGGCTATGAGATCAGGAAATGTTTTAACCAGTTTTATACAACTTTATCTGTTTGGAATTTTTTTTGCTTGTCTTTTTCTGTATGTTTTTTCCCATGACAAGTTTTTTGGTTTTGCAAAAGACATTGAAAAAACAGAAAGTAAAAAAGAAAAAAAGTATTTAAATAAATACTTGCATCACGGAAAAATATTGGGGACTTTAATAATTGGGTCAATTGGTGGACCTGTTTTCTCTTCACTCACAGCCAGAATTTTACTAAATGATTATTGGTATAAATACCTAATAGTAATTCTTGCTAACATACCTTCTACAATTATTACAGTGGGGTTGGGAACTGGAATTATTAACGCCTTTAATATTCTTTAATTCGGTAGCTTCTTGTATACTACAAATATTTAATGGTAAACAATATACACCTAACCAATTTTAGAAATTTTGATAAAAGGACGATTGAGTTTGGTGAAGGAATCAATGTTATAAATGCCCCAAATGCGCAAGGAAAAACAAACATTCTAGAAGCTATATTCTTTCTTTCAACGGGTAAAAGTTTTAAAGCAAAAGTTGAGTCAGATGCAATAAACTATGATTATGATATTGCAAGAATCAAAGGAAATGATTTAGAAATTGTATTAACCAGAGGCTTAATTGACATTGGAAAGCCTATTAAAGAGAAAGTAGCCAAAAAGAAGTTAATGGTTAACGGAGTACCAAAAAGGCTAATAGATTTTGCAGGAAACATCAAGGTTACACTTTTTTCTCCTCAAGACCTTGATTTAGTTACTGGATCCCCATCACTTCGAAGAAATTTTTTAGATATGGTGTTGTCACAAAGTGACAGGGAATATAGAAGAGCTATTGGCTCATATGAAAAAGGTGTTAGACAAAGAAATAAACTATTGTGGAAAATAAGAGAAGAGGGACTATCAAGATCCCACCTTCTTTTTTGGAATCAGCTTTTAATTAAAAACGGGAACTATATTACCAAAAGAAGATTGGAATTAATCGAATTTATAAATAGTTTAAAAAAATGCCATCTTGAGTATGACTCATCAGTTATTAGTGAGGGGAGACTAGAACAGTATAAAAATGAAGAAGTAGCATCAGCAACAACTTTAGTAGGCCCTCATAGAGATGACTTTGTTTTTCTTCAAAAGAAAAGAGACCTTGCAAGTTATGGATCAAGGGGCCAACAAAGGATGCAAGTTTTATACTTAAAAATTGCAGAGCTTAAATATATAGAAGAAAAAACAAGCGTAAAACCAATACTTTTGTTAGATGATATTTTTTCAGAACTTGACCATAAACATCGCGAAATTGTGATGAATTCTTTTAATAACCACCAAGTAATTATAACCTCAGCAGATGAACACAACTTGCCAAATGTCAATTTAAGTAGTATAAAAATAATTAATCTAGAATATGCTTGAAAGTAATAAACTGATCGTTTTAGGTCACAGAGATAACACTTCGGAAATTGCCACTACAAAATTTCAGACTTTAAAGCCGAAAGATGGAGATGGGTATACTTGGAGACGCGTCAGAAAAGGTGAGTGGACAAGAATTAGCACCTTACCACCGGACGATATATTTCCCCCTGAGGCTACTGTCAGCCAAGAAGTGCATGAGCACAGACAAAGGACGACGGGGTCTGGAGCAGCACACACGGCTGAAAAATACGATGATTAACTTTTCTTTTGAATCAGTTTAGACAAATTGATTGTGATTAATACCGCTAAAAATGTGACAATAACTGCATAAATAGCCAGTGAAATAATCCCAGAGGCACCTCCTACCAGTGGTTTTATATACATAGTTACAACTTCTTTAATCAGTTCATTCCATGCAAGTGCTGCAACAAGCCCAAATGCTGATGTAGAAAGCTTTAAAATTTCTTTTGTTACCTCTTTATGTATTTCTGATTTACTTTTTTTCATTGTTGTAAACAGTGACTATTCATTTTCCGCATATTTTGCAGTAATATAAATATATGTATATTCCTAAATATAACATAACAAACACAATTTTGAAAAATATTGGTCAGGTTGAAGCTTCCAAAGAGGTTATTGAAAATGCTCCACTTGTTCCTACTTATGAAAAACAATTTCAAAATGAAGCATATGCAAAAACAATTCATCATGGCACCCACATTGAGGGTAATGAATTAAACTTAATTCAAACAAAGAAAATACTTGAAGGACAAGAAGTATATGGTAGGCCTCGTGATATTCAGGAAATAATAAACTACAGGAATGTCATGACACTTCTAGATGAATTAGTTTTTAAAAAAGGAGATTTAGGTTCAGATATGCTTTTGGATATTCATAAGGCAACTGTTGACAAAATTGTATCTGCAGAAAAAATAGGGGTTTTTAGGAACACACAGGTAATCATTAAGGAAGAGGGAACAGACAAGGTGGTGTTAAAACCACCCCCATTTGTTGAAGTACCATATTTGGTAGATGATTTCTTTGGTTGGTTGAATAGTGAAAATGCCAAAGAGCTCCACCCCATCTTAAAAGCAGGAATTGCACACTATGTTTTGGTCGCAATTCACCCCTTTGTTGAGGGAAATGGGAGAACTGTGAGAGCCTTTACACAATTAATTTTGATGAGAGAGGGCTATGATATAAAAAGATTTTTTTCACTAGAAGAAAACTTTGATAAAGATTTAGCTTCTTACTATGACGCCTTATTTAAGGTAGACATCAATGCACAAAATATAGCCCAAAGGGATTTAACCCCTTGGAATGAATACTTTTCAGGTGTTGTGGCTGTAGAACTTAATAAAATAAAGGAAAAAGTAAGAAAACTCTCATTAGACACTAGAATGAAGGTCAAATTTGGTGAACAGATAGCACTTTCAGAGCGTCAAATGAGGCTTATGGAATATATTTCTGACCAAAATGGAGCACCAATGACTGATCTTAAAAGACTAATACCAATGGTTTCTGAAGATACCATTTTACGTGACTTAAAAGGTTTAATAACAAAACATATTATTAAAAAAGAAGGAAGCACAAAATCAGCCAGGTATGTACTAAATAAAACATGACACCTAACGACCCGCAATTTTTATATATGATTTTGGTTTTACCAAGTCTTTTTGGACTAACTTTAATGGGAGAGGGGATCTACAAATGTGCTCATGAGGAGTGGAGTGGCTTAATCTCTATATTTTTTGGATTGTTATTTATAGTTATGGTCATTTTTGCTTACCTTTTCTTTTCTTCCTATATGACAAGTAGGGTATGAGATCCAGCACTTGATGCTATAATGGGGTTATGCTTTTTAGTAAATTTAGCGAATATCTACAAAAGTTGGAAAAGACTTCTTCACGGCTTGAAATAACTGCAATTTTAAAAGAGTTATTTAAAGAAACTGATGAAAAAGAAATCAAAGAAGTTGTTTATTTATCTCTTGGCGTTCTAGCTCCAAATTATGAAAGCAAGCTCTTAAACTTTGCTGAAAAAATGGTAGCTAGGTCAATTGCGATAAGTTATGGCAAAAACCTAGATGAAGTAACTAGAATTTATAAAGAGACTGGAGATTTGGGAAATGTTGCAGAGAGTTTGTCTGTTGAGGGTGGTGGCTTACAATCTGAAAAATTAACTGTAAATCAAGTCTTCTCAAAACTTGTTGAGATAGCAAAGGATAACGGTGAGGGATCACAAGATAGAAAGATAGAAAAATTTGCAGAACTTTTAAAAAGTCTAGATTCATTATCAGTTAGGTATGTTGCAAGAATCCCAGTTGGTAAACTCAGACTTGGTTTTTCTGAAAAAACAATAATAGATGCTCTTTCATCTGGAGATAAAGAAAAATCAAAGAATATCGAAAATGCATATAACATAAGGCCCGATATAGGCTACATAGCAGAACTTGTCAAACTTCAAAAAGTTAAAGAAGCTAAACCTAAAATAGGAGTTCCAGTGGTTCCTATGCTTTGTCAAAGAATAGGAAGTTATGACGATATTATTAAAAAGATGGGAGAAGTTGCAGTTGAACCCAAATTTGATGGTTTGAGGATATTTATTCACTACAGAAAGAAGGACAATTTCACAGCAGTTTTTACTAGAAATATGAATTCTTTAGACATCAATATTTTCCCAGAACTTAAAAACTTGGCTAAATACATCAAGGCTGATGAAATAATCTTGGACACTGAGGCTGTTGGACTTGATAGCAAAAGGGAGGGTTTTGTGGACTTCCAAAAAACAATCGCCAGAAGAAGAAAACATGAGGTCGAAAAAAGCTCAACAGAAACACCACTTCAGTTTCAAGTTTTTGATTGCCTTTTTGTGAACGATAGAAGTTTGATAAATACTCCATACCAAGAAAGACGAAAAGAATTAGAAAAACATGTTGTTAATGGAGGTTTACTTAGAATTGACGAGTCGTTGATTACTAAAGATCCAGAAGTTGTCAAAAGTTTACATAACAAGTACTTAAAAATGGGACTTGAGGGTGTAGTTGTCAAGAAAGTTAATGGATATTATGTTTCAGGTAGAACAGGTTGGAATTGGGTAAAGATGAAAGAGGAGGAGGGGCAATCTGGACGCCTCTCTGACACTCTAGATTGCATTGTAATGGGCTACTTCACAGGTAAAGGCAAAAGGGCCCAGTTTGGACTGGGAAAGATTTTAGTAGGTATCAAAGATGGAGATTCAATTAGGACTTTAACCAAAGTTGGTACAGGTTTAACTGAAGTCATGCTTGTGGAAATTAGAAAGCGTTTAGATAATTTAGAAAGTAAAGAGAAGCCAAAAGATTATGAAGCCCAGAAAGACCTAATCCCAGATGTATGGGCAATTCCAAAACTTGTTGTTGAAGTTACCGCAGATAGTATTTCAAAAAGTACCAAACATTCATTAGGCTTGTCCCTCAGGTTTCCTAGATTTATTAAAATTAGGGAAGATAAAGGACCAAATGAAGCAACAACATTGAAAGAATTAAAAGAAATCTCCAAGCTACAAAATTAGATATTGACATGTGTACATAATGTACATATAATAGTTAGTAATATGAATTACACAGTATCATTTTCAGATTTTAGAAAAAATATTAGTAAATTTTCCGATATGGCAAATATGGGTAAAAGTGTGACTGTTAACGATGAAAAGAGAGGCGTGCCTCTTTTTAAAATTGTTAAAGCTGATGAAGACAATTTTGATTGGGATGACTATATGAAATTCATTAAAAAATTGGGAGGGAGTGGATTTTTATCAAGCGATGCCAATATTAAATCGATGAGTAGATTTAGAAACAGTTTTAATAAGAGATTCGAAGAAGCAAGAAATAGATGAAAATAATAGTTGATACATCAGTAATTATTGATTACACAAGAGCAAACATTGGATCATTCAATCAACTAATAAGTGATTCAAGGTCTGGAAATTGTGATTTATATATACCATCAGTTGTAATCACAGAACTTTGGTCAGGTAAAGAAACAAAAAATAAAAAGAATGGAGTAAGGCTAGAAAAGATATTGAGTTTGTTTAAAATAATCAACCTGGATCAAAAAATAGCAAAACATGCTGGAACAATTTCGAGAGACACTAATATTTTTGGTTTTGATGCCATTATTGCGGCAACTGCTCTTGAACTAGATGCACAAGTTGCAACAAGTAATACAAAACACTTCACAAAAGTTAAAAATTTGAAATTATATTCTTCAAAGAAATAATTATGCTAATATTTATTTGTGGAAAAGCATTCAATTAACATTCTTCCAAATGCTCCTAGATTTAGAGCTCTGTTGGGTCCTTCATTTATACTCCTTGGTTTAGGTCTAGGTAGTGGTGAATTTATCCTCTGGCCTTATCTAACTAGTAACTTTGGGATGGGTATTATCTGGGGGGCGGTTTTGGGTGTTACATTTCAATTTTTTATAAACATGGAGATTGAGAGATATGCACTAGCTAAGGGTGAGAGTATCTTTGTAGGTTTTGCTAGAAAGTATAAAAATTTACCTTATTGGTTTATTTTCTCAACTCTTTTAGCTTGGATATGGCCTGGAATTATTGCAACATCTGCAAGATTATTTGGCGAGGTCTTTGCTATTCAGAATATAAACGTCTTTGGCATTATATTGTTGTTAGTTATTGGCAGTATCTTAACCTTAGGGCCTGTTCTATATAAAACAGTTGAAAAAATATCACTTGTTTTAATTACAGTTTCTGTCCCTGCTATTTTTGTTTTGGCAGTTTATCTCTCCTCCCGCTCGGACATTATTGATATGTTCTATGGAATGGTAAATTTTGGCAATATCCCTAAGGGTTTACCGCTAGCCTCATTTTTGGCAGCCTTTGCATTTGCAGGTGCTGGTGGAAATTTAAATCTTGCCCAAAGTTTCTATGTTAAAGAAAAAGGATATGGCATGGGTAAATACGGAGGTAAAATTACTAGTATTCTAACTGGCGAAGTAGAGGACATATCAATTACAGGAACTGCCTTTGCTGTAAATAGTGAAAATATTGATAGATTTAAAAAATGGTGGAAAGTAGTTAACCTTGAACACTTTTTAGTTTTTTGGCTCGGGGGAGTTGTGTCTATTTGTATGCTTTCTTTACTTTCGTACTCGACAGTTTTTGGGTCGGTAAATCTACCTAGTGGTGTTGAATTCATAATTTATGAGGCTGGAGTAATTTCTTCCAGATTGGGGTCAGTCATAGGTATATCCTTTTTATTAATTGGTGGTTTTATGCTTTTTAATACTCAATTAACAGTGCTGGATGCAACTAGTAGAATAATGGCTGAAAATATGCTGATACTAAAAATTAAAAGGTGGAAAAGTATTATGCTTCCTAAAATTTATTATTCATTTTTGTGGCTTCAAATATTGGCAGGAATTATAATTTTTCTTTTTGATTTCGGCCAACCGTTTTTACTTTTGACTATTTCCGCTGTGTTAAACGCCGTGGCTATGTTTGTACACATTGGTTTGACCTTAAACTTAAATTTAACTAGTTTAGAAAAAGAGATAAGACCTAATTTGTTTAGAATTTTGTGGATGGTTGTAGCATTTTTATTCTTTGGTTATTTTTCATACAAAACCATTGTTCCATTATTTTTTTAATTGATGTTTGAATATTTAAAACATAAAGGTTTAAGCGAAAAACAGGTTTTAGATCTTAGGAAAACTCATGGTAGGAACGAACTACCTGAGGTTTTGCCTCCTTCAGACTTAAAAATACTATTTGATCAAATAAAAAGCCCGCTTGTTTACGTATTAATAGTTGCAGGTACTGTCACAACTTTTCTTAAAGAGTTATCTGATACTTTAATAATTTTACTAGCGATTATCGCAAATACTGTTTTAGGTTTCTATCAAGAAAGAAAGGCCCACAGGTCACTATTTGCACTTAAAAAGATGGTTAAGTCCTACGCAAAAGTTATTAGAAATGGCAAGGTTATTACAATAGAGTCTTTCAATCTTGTACCCTCAGATTTAGTGGTTTTAAACCAAGGGGATAAAGTCCCCGCTGATGGCGAGCTTATTAGCGCTAATAGAATTTTTTTCCAAGAAGCTATATTAACGGGCGAGTCTGTTTCTGTCTCCAAAAATGTCAAAGATATGGTTTTTATGGGGACAATAGTGACTGCCGGACAGGGTTTAATGAGGGTTGGTGAAATCGGGGTAAATACAAAAATAGGCCAGATTGCTTTAAAAATACAGACAAAAGAAGAAGATACTCCATTAAAAAAACAACTTAATACTTTTAGCAAAGGCTTAGCCGTAGTTGTTTTAGCCTTAACAGTTTTTGTTTTTATATTAGGTTCTGCTACTGGAAGAGATACTTCTGAAATGTTTAGGGCATCAGTAGCTTTAGCGGTTTCTGCAATTCCCGAAGGACTATTAGTTGCCTTAACTGTTATTTTGGCAATTGGTATGCAGAGGATACTAAAGAGAAAAGGCTTGGTTAGAAATTTAGTATCCGCTGAAACTTTAGGGGGAGTTACTACTATTTGTTTGGATAAAACAGGAACTCTAACCGAGGGTAAATTAAAGGTTCTAAAAACAGAAGGCAATTTGGAAGATATCGTTTTGCAGTCGATAGTTGCAAACGACATGGATGACCCAATTGTGATATCTGCTTTTGAGTGGGCCAAGACTCACTCTAAAATTGATCCACAGAAAATGATTACTAAATATTTACGGATTGACTCAATTCCATTTTCACCTAAGGATAGATATTTTACATCGCTTAATAAATTTAATGATCAAAATAATATGATTTTTGTCAATGGTGCACCGGAGTTTATTCTGAAGTGGTCAAACCTAGAAAAGGCCAAAAAGGAAAAAATATTAAATGAAATAAACAGTCTTACTAAATCCGGAGCCCGTTTGATAGCTTTTGCAAGAAAACAAGTTGATACAAAACAATCTTTATCAGACGAAACCATTAAGCAAGGGGGGTTTGAGTGGGTGGGACTAATAGCTTTCGACGATCCTGTTAGGCTTGGCGTTTCTGAGTCACTTAAAAAAGTTATGCGTGCGGGGATAAATATAGTTATTATTACAGGCGATTACTTACAAACTGCCCTTTCAGTTGCCAACAAGTTAGGACTTAGTTTAAACGAAAACCAAACAATGGCAGGTGATGAGTTAGCAAGACTTTCAACAGAAGAACTTTCAACTAGACTTAAAGGAGAGAACAGAATATTGCTTTTTGCTAGAACTACTCCTGATCAAAAGTCCAAGATAGTAGAAAGCTTAAAATTAAATGGTGAAGTGGTTGCTATGATGGGGGACGGGGTTAACGATGCCTTAGCCTTAAAATCTTCAGATATTGGAGTTGTTGTCGGGGATGCTAGTGATGTGGCAAGAGAAACTGCAGATTTAGTGCTTTTAGACTCAAAATTTGAAACCGTCGTTGCGGCAATAGAAGAGGGTCGGGGAATATTTGAAAAC
This bacterium DNA region includes the following protein-coding sequences:
- a CDS encoding HAD-IC family P-type ATPase; the protein is MFEYLKHKGLSEKQVLDLRKTHGRNELPEVLPPSDLKILFDQIKSPLVYVLIVAGTVTTFLKELSDTLIILLAIIANTVLGFYQERKAHRSLFALKKMVKSYAKVIRNGKVITIESFNLVPSDLVVLNQGDKVPADGELISANRIFFQEAILTGESVSVSKNVKDMVFMGTIVTAGQGLMRVGEIGVNTKIGQIALKIQTKEEDTPLKKQLNTFSKGLAVVVLALTVFVFILGSATGRDTSEMFRASVALAVSAIPEGLLVALTVILAIGMQRILKRKGLVRNLVSAETLGGVTTICLDKTGTLTEGKLKVLKTEGNLEDIVLQSIVANDMDDPIVISAFEWAKTHSKIDPQKMITKYLRIDSIPFSPKDRYFTSLNKFNDQNNMIFVNGAPEFILKWSNLEKAKKEKILNEINSLTKSGARLIAFARKQVDTKQSLSDETIKQGGFEWVGLIAFDDPVRLGVSESLKKVMRAGINIVIITGDYLQTALSVANKLGLSLNENQTMAGDELARLSTEELSTRLKGENRILLFARTTPDQKSKIVESLKLNGEVVAMMGDGVNDALALKSSDIGVVVGDASDVARETADLVLLDSKFETVVAAIEEGRGIFENIRKIIVYLMSSAFNAIIAVSGAIILGFPLPVSAVQILWINLVTDGFPDLALTIDPKRKNIMNEAPRQTNESLLNGWMKGLIAIISVSSGILALLLFIYTYRGTNNLALSQTVAFLSLGFNSLFYVFSTRTLKESIWSQNPFSNRWLLVAVFAGAILQIVPIMSSSTRSFFGTVSVPINYWVLIISTSLVTVSLIEIVKIINRRTLEKNVILS
- a CDS encoding ATP-dependent DNA ligase; the protein is MLFSKFSEYLQKLEKTSSRLEITAILKELFKETDEKEIKEVVYLSLGVLAPNYESKLLNFAEKMVARSIAISYGKNLDEVTRIYKETGDLGNVAESLSVEGGGLQSEKLTVNQVFSKLVEIAKDNGEGSQDRKIEKFAELLKSLDSLSVRYVARIPVGKLRLGFSEKTIIDALSSGDKEKSKNIENAYNIRPDIGYIAELVKLQKVKEAKPKIGVPVVPMLCQRIGSYDDIIKKMGEVAVEPKFDGLRIFIHYRKKDNFTAVFTRNMNSLDINIFPELKNLAKYIKADEIILDTEAVGLDSKREGFVDFQKTIARRRKHEVEKSSTETPLQFQVFDCLFVNDRSLINTPYQERRKELEKHVVNGGLLRIDESLITKDPEVVKSLHNKYLKMGLEGVVVKKVNGYYVSGRTGWNWVKMKEEEGQSGRLSDTLDCIVMGYFTGKGKRAQFGLGKILVGIKDGDSIRTLTKVGTGLTEVMLVEIRKRLDNLESKEKPKDYEAQKDLIPDVWAIPKLVVEVTADSISKSTKHSLGLSLRFPRFIKIREDKGPNEATTLKELKEISKLQN
- the recF gene encoding DNA replication and repair protein RecF (All proteins in this family for which functions are known are DNA-binding proteins that assist the filamentation of RecA onto DNA for the initiation of recombination or recombinational repair.); protein product: MVNNIHLTNFRNFDKRTIEFGEGINVINAPNAQGKTNILEAIFFLSTGKSFKAKVESDAINYDYDIARIKGNDLEIVLTRGLIDIGKPIKEKVAKKKLMVNGVPKRLIDFAGNIKVTLFSPQDLDLVTGSPSLRRNFLDMVLSQSDREYRRAIGSYEKGVRQRNKLLWKIREEGLSRSHLLFWNQLLIKNGNYITKRRLELIEFINSLKKCHLEYDSSVISEGRLEQYKNEEVASATTLVGPHRDDFVFLQKKRDLASYGSRGQQRMQVLYLKIAELKYIEEKTSVKPILLLDDIFSELDHKHREIVMNSFNNHQVIITSADEHNLPNVNLSSIKIINLEYA
- a CDS encoding Fic family protein, with amino-acid sequence MYIPKYNITNTILKNIGQVEASKEVIENAPLVPTYEKQFQNEAYAKTIHHGTHIEGNELNLIQTKKILEGQEVYGRPRDIQEIINYRNVMTLLDELVFKKGDLGSDMLLDIHKATVDKIVSAEKIGVFRNTQVIIKEEGTDKVVLKPPPFVEVPYLVDDFFGWLNSENAKELHPILKAGIAHYVLVAIHPFVEGNGRTVRAFTQLILMREGYDIKRFFSLEENFDKDLASYYDALFKVDINAQNIAQRDLTPWNEYFSGVVAVELNKIKEKVRKLSLDTRMKVKFGEQIALSERQMRLMEYISDQNGAPMTDLKRLIPMVSEDTILRDLKGLITKHIIKKEGSTKSARYVLNKT
- a CDS encoding DUF5654 family protein, with amino-acid sequence MKKSKSEIHKEVTKEILKLSTSAFGLVAALAWNELIKEVVTMYIKPLVGGASGIISLAIYAVIVTFLAVLITINLSKLIQKKS
- a CDS encoding PIN domain-containing protein gives rise to the protein MKIIVDTSVIIDYTRANIGSFNQLISDSRSGNCDLYIPSVVITELWSGKETKNKKNGVRLEKILSLFKIINLDQKIAKHAGTISRDTNIFGFDAIIAATALELDAQVATSNTKHFTKVKNLKLYSSKK
- the mutM gene encoding bifunctional DNA-formamidopyrimidine glycosylase/DNA-(apurinic or apyrimidinic site) lyase yields the protein MPELPEVETMRMQLEKFLVGSLISKVQVKTPSYDLPIAKLVRGRVLGVRRFAKVTSIDLDNGYSILTHVKLTGQFVYKGPKLDESPISKKVVGGVPGPHTHVIFEFSDGGKLYYNDIRKFGWVKIEKTTEVENEKFVKALGPEPFGSVYGKPSLLTFDYFSNLLSKSKRNIKVLLMDQSKIGGVGNIYANDALWLSKISPKRASNSLSNKDSKLLFNAIETVLKNGLKYGGASELAFVTPDGKEGEYQNHTLVYNHQGEVCSRCKTEKIEKFFLGGRGTYWCKKCQK
- a CDS encoding Nramp family divalent metal transporter, which produces MEKHSINILPNAPRFRALLGPSFILLGLGLGSGEFILWPYLTSNFGMGIIWGAVLGVTFQFFINMEIERYALAKGESIFVGFARKYKNLPYWFIFSTLLAWIWPGIIATSARLFGEVFAIQNINVFGIILLLVIGSILTLGPVLYKTVEKISLVLITVSVPAIFVLAVYLSSRSDIIDMFYGMVNFGNIPKGLPLASFLAAFAFAGAGGNLNLAQSFYVKEKGYGMGKYGGKITSILTGEVEDISITGTAFAVNSENIDRFKKWWKVVNLEHFLVFWLGGVVSICMLSLLSYSTVFGSVNLPSGVEFIIYEAGVISSRLGSVIGISFLLIGGFMLFNTQLTVLDATSRIMAENMLILKIKRWKSIMLPKIYYSFLWLQILAGIIIFLFDFGQPFLLLTISAVLNAVAMFVHIGLTLNLNLTSLEKEIRPNLFRILWMVVAFLFFGYFSYKTIVPLFF